From a single Oncorhynchus masou masou isolate Uvic2021 unplaced genomic scaffold, UVic_Omas_1.1 unplaced_scaffold_2082, whole genome shotgun sequence genomic region:
- the LOC135532878 gene encoding LOW QUALITY PROTEIN: regulatory factor X-associated protein-like (The sequence of the model RefSeq protein was modified relative to this genomic sequence to represent the inferred CDS: inserted 1 base in 1 codon): protein MSEEESNTSAGYNNKDSSIILTKDGQTYYVDKSGVVDSRNVVTRQESDHNMFSYDMGGTEEESDVLDTSDPRDNAASPEELNDDDDDEEGYGDSDNISKTCTYDGCTETTTQVAKQRKPWMCKKHRNKMYKDKYKRKKSDQAMSTSKPDESLEERPVSVNKQRLGTXGDRPARPSLIEQVLNQKRLSLLRSPEVIMFLQQQQRLLATQSLSQSQPHFQGC, encoded by the exons ATGAGTGAAGAGGAGAGTAACACGTCAGCGGGTTACAACAATAAGGACTCGAGCATTATCCTCACCAAAGACGGACAGACGTACTACGTTGACAAGAGCGGTGTTGTCGACAGTAGAAATGTAGTCACACGTCAAGAGTCGGACCATAACATGTTCTCCTACGATATGGGTGGTACCGAAGAGGAGAGCGATGTTTTGGACACGTCGGACCCGCGGGATAACGCTGCGAGTCCCGAAGAACTCAACGACGACGACGATGATGAAGAAGGCTACGGGGATAGCGATAACATTTCAAAGACTTGTACATACGACGGGTGCACGGAAACTACGACCCAAGTAGCCAAGCAGCGGAAGCCGTGGATGTGTAAAAAACACCGCAACAAGATGTACAAAGACAAATACAAGAGGAAGAAGAGCGACCAGGCGATGTCCACTAGCAAACCAGAT gagagcttGGAGGAGAGGCCTGTATCTGTGAACAAGCAGCGTCTTGGTA GTGGGGACCGGCCGGCCAGACCCTCCCTCATCGAACAGGTGCTCAACCAGAAGAGACTG TCTCTGCTGAGGAGTCCTGAGGTGATCATGTTtttacagcagcagcagcgtctCCTGGCCACCCAGAGCCTCAGCCAATCACAGCCTCACTTCCAGGGCTGCTAA